The Muribaculum intestinale genome includes the window ACACCCAAGGCTCACTACAAATTCTATAAAGAAGATGGTACCACATATTATAGCTTGGGTATCGGAGAGAAGTTTTGTTATGGATGCACATCATTGACCAAAGTGGTTATTCCGACTGAATGTTTTTATATCAGTTTTGCTGCATTTCAGAAATGTCCTAATTTAAGGCATTTCTATGTCTATTCAATAGAACCACCTTATATTGAGAGTGATGTGTTTTTTTCGGAGGAAGAAATGGCTGTAAGAAGTCGGGCAGACGAGTCGGCTATGACTTTGTATGTTCCGGCCGAGAGTATCGAATTATATAAAAACTCATCCTGGAGCAAATATTTTTCCGAGATTAAGGAAGCTCCTGAATACTCTGGTATTACTGATATCGCTTCAGATATGGATGCAAGCGGGCCATTACATGTGTTTGATCTCTACGGCCGGCAGGTAGGACAAGACATAGACGGTCTTGCCCCCGGGATATACATTATCAGACAAGGCAATAATAGTAAGAAGATTGTGGTGAGATAACAGCTGTAGGTTTTAGTTGATCTTATCTAATACAGCGTACATAGGTTGTCCCTTATGGATGGTTCTAAGCCCCCGTAATTATAGCGAATAATCTTGATCGTACGCTGTATTTTAACTGCTTATTTAGGTACCCAATAAACCATTTCTATACTAAAAACAAATAAATGGAAGAGATAAACCCTAAAGAAACAACCAGGGCATACGCGTTTGAGACGTGGACGAAGGCTCCGATGCCTATGGTCACATTCTTTAAAACGCTTGATGTGTCACGACTTATAAAAGTAAGCCGAAGTAAAGGACTGAAGTTTAATATGCTGATGTGTTGGTGTATCGGTAAGGCGGCAACAAGCATCGAAGAATTCTATGGTTGCCGGCAAACTGGTACGATATGATACAATCGCAGTAAACACCATTGTTGCCAATAAAACTGGTGAAGTAAGTTCGTGCGACATACCGTTCTCTAATGACCTGGCAGTATTCAACACCGACTATCTCAGGCTTACCAGCCAAGTTGCCGAAACTTGTGAGAATCATGATTTGGCAGACAGCATGGTGATAGGCACATCGGCATTGGTGCAATACGACATTGATGGTGCAGTGGGGATGTATAGCGGTATATTCAACAACCCGTTCATGATATGGGGCAAGATACCGTAAAGGCTGGTTTAAGACCACACTGTCAGTGTCATTTCAATTTCACCATACACAGATGGACGGAGCACATGCTGCCCGTTTCCTTGATTTATTGCAAAAGGAAATACACGCACTATAGTTATTTTTCTCTTTCATTTAAAAAAATTTAGTATAGATTAAGCTGAAAAATTGTAAATCAGCAAATTAGAGTTTGTTTAATAATAAATGTTGCCGCCAGGGTCGTATAGCTTGAGTCGATTTTCGACATGTGACGAAGGAGTGTACTTTATGTACATGACTGAGGAATAGGGCTAAAAGCGGCCAAGATATACGAGACAAAAGGTAACTTTATAACCTATACAATCTCTTGGCTGCTTGTAAGGTAAATGCAAAAATATATCAACTATATGAAACAAATTACCTCTCGTCGGCCATTCGCCGGCATATTTCCGCCCGCTCTTCGGTCGTTATGGAGTCCCATAACTCCCTCATCACAAGCGAAAATCTGTCCGACGACTGACCGCCCTGACGGTAACATTTATTATTAAACAAGCTCTTAATGCTTATTTTTCGTATGGCGAAAATAGAGGCGGAGTGGCCGGGAAGGCTCTTCCGCCTCTTAAAAAATTTATTCATATGTTAAAGAAACACCTAAGTCGATGCTTCGGCATCGCTGTGTGTAAAGTTATGAATTATTGCTATAAATACACATCTTAAATGAAAGAGCCGTGCTGCTTCTGTGGCTTTCTGCGATTTACAACATGTCTACATAGGCCAATGGTTTGAGTCTTTGAGGAAATTATATTAACTTTGCAGTTATCAACCATATGTTGATAAACATGCTAAATATCTGATAATCCAATAAAAGAAATGTTGATATCAGGTAGAAACCATGTGGATAACGAATAATATACATATAAGTCATTCTCAATCCTCATCACATATCAGCAGATGAATATAGAAAAAGGCTATGTCGATGCTCCAGTAGAGCCTGGTACCGACCTTGTAGCAGAGATAAAAAGACTCAAGAAAGAGAAGAACGCAGTGATTCTGGCCCACTACTATCAGAAGGGTGAAATACAGGATCTCGCCGACTATATAGGTGACTCTCTGGCTTTGGCTCAGATTGCCTCGCGTCTCGACGAGCCTGTGATAGTACTGTGTGGAGTAAATTTCATGGGCGAAACGGCCAAGATGCTTTGTCCCGACAAGAAGGTGCTTATACCCGACCTGTCGGCAGGATGCTCGCTGGCCGACAGCTGCAAGGCCGATGAATTCAAGGAGTTCATAGAATCCAATCCCGGGCATACGGTAATAAGCTATGTCAACACTTCGGCTGCTGTGAAAAGCCTTACTGATATAGTGGTGACATCATCCAATGCGCGGCAGATTGTAGAGAGTCTTCCTGAAGACACCCCTATCATCTTTGGTCCAGACCGCAACCTCGGCAATTATATCAATTCCATAACCGGACGCTCTATGAAACTGTGGAACGGCGCATGCCATGTTCACGAGCAGTTTTCTGTAGAGAAACTTGTGGAGCTGAAAAAAGAGTATCCAAAGGCTAAGGTGCTTGCTCATCCAGAGTGTCCACGCCAGCTTATAATTCTTGCCGACCATGTAGGATCTACTGCGGCACTTCTTAAATATGCCGTAGAGTCAGATGAAACGGAATTTATAGTAGCCACAGAGAGCGGCATACTCCATGAGATGCGCAAGCGTTGTCCGGATAAGACATTTATCCCTGCCGCTCCCAATGACTCCACATGCGCATGCAATGACTGTGGATATATGAAGCTGAATACTCTTGAAAAGCTGTACAACTGTTTGCGGTATGAACAGCCTGAAGTGAATGTAGATGCCGATACGGCTGCACGTGGCCGCAAGCCTATAGAGAGAATGCTTGAAATAAGCGCTAAGCTCGGACTTTGACACAGATATTGGGCAGAGTGTACTTTTAGAAAATAAAATAATCATAATATAATATGGAATACAACCATAAAGAGATCGAATCGCGCTGGCAACAGTATTGGAAAGATCATAAGACATACAAAACTGAGATAGACCGCTCACGTCCGAAATACTATGTGCTCGACATGTTCCCCTATCCTTCCGGAGCTGGACTTCATGTAGGACATCCCCTTGGCTATATAGCAAGTGATATATATTCCCGCTATAAGAGACTCAATGGCTTCAATGTGCTTCATCCCATGGGCTATGACTCATATGGTCTGCCTGCCGAGCAGTATGCCATACAGACCGGACAGCATCCGGAAAAGACCACATTCGAGAATATTGACCGCTACCGCAGCCAGCTCGACAAGATAGGCTTCTGCTACGACTGGGACCGCGAGATACGTACATGCGACCCATCGTATTATAAATGGACACAGTGGGCGTTCATGAAGATGTATGAGCATTACTATGACCGTAATGCCGACAAGGCAATGCCTGTAGTGGATCTTATAGCCCACTTCGAGAAGTCGGGAACAGAGGGTGTGAATGCAGCCTGCGGAAAGGATATGGAATTCACAGCCGAGGAATGGAAAGGTATGTCGCCCAAGGAGAAGAGCGATACTCTGATGAACTACCGTATCGCTTTTCTTGCCGATACAATGGTAAACTGGTGTCCGAAACTTGGTACAGTGCTTGCCAATGACGAGGTAAGCGAGGGTGTTTCGTTGCGTGGCGGATATCCTGTGGAGCAGAAACTGATGTATCAGTGGTGTCTGCGTGTATCGGCTTATGCACAGCGTCTGCTCGACGGTCTTGACACAATAGACTGGACCGACTCGCTCAAGGAGACACAGCGCAACTGGATAGGCCGTTCGGAAGGTGCTGAGATGCGTTTCCCTATAGACGGCAGTGATGTAGAACTTGAAATCTTCACTACCCGCGCCGATACCGTTTTCGGAGTAACATTCATGGTGCTTGCTCCCGAGAGTGTCTATGTTGACATGATAACCACTCCCGAGCAGCGTGGTGCGGTGGATGCATATCTTGATGAAGTGAAGCATAAGACAGAGCGCGAGCGTATGATAGATAAAAAGGTAAGCGGTGTATTCACCGGCGCATATGCTGTGAATCCTCTTACCGGAAAGAATATTCCTGTATGGGTGAGCGATTACGTGCTTGCCGGCTACGGTACGGGAGCTATCATGGCAGTGCCTGCACACGACAGCCGCGACTATGCTTTCGCCCGTCATTTCAATCTTCCTGTAATACCACTGATAGAGGGAGCCGATGTGTCGGAGGAGAGTTTCGACGCCAAATCCGGCAAGATGATTAACTCGGCAAGCGCTGAGCTTGACCTTAACGGTATGGAGGTGAAGGACGCAATTGCCACTACCAAGAAATTTATAGAAGAGAAAGGTATA containing:
- a CDS encoding leucine-rich repeat domain-containing protein, translated to MIRNLSGKCVLSFGLMLSAHVSASAFQAEGYEWEIFNESEVRCDGFIWGKAQKIANIPASVTNTYTQKTYTNTYVYGIHGGATVEEIIVPETVRQFGDGAFRRNSNLKRITLPSFTDMSSLPDYMFEECVSLTELTTPKAHYKFYKEDGTTYYSLGIGEKFCYGCTSLTKVVIPTECFYISFAAFQKCPNLRHFYVYSIEPPYIESDVFFSEEEMAVRSRADESAMTLYVPAESIELYKNSSWSKYFSEIKEAPEYSGITDIASDMDASGPLHVFDLYGRQVGQDIDGLAPGIYIIRQGNNSKKIVVR
- the leuS gene encoding leucine--tRNA ligase; translated protein: MEYNHKEIESRWQQYWKDHKTYKTEIDRSRPKYYVLDMFPYPSGAGLHVGHPLGYIASDIYSRYKRLNGFNVLHPMGYDSYGLPAEQYAIQTGQHPEKTTFENIDRYRSQLDKIGFCYDWDREIRTCDPSYYKWTQWAFMKMYEHYYDRNADKAMPVVDLIAHFEKSGTEGVNAACGKDMEFTAEEWKGMSPKEKSDTLMNYRIAFLADTMVNWCPKLGTVLANDEVSEGVSLRGGYPVEQKLMYQWCLRVSAYAQRLLDGLDTIDWTDSLKETQRNWIGRSEGAEMRFPIDGSDVELEIFTTRADTVFGVTFMVLAPESVYVDMITTPEQRGAVDAYLDEVKHKTERERMIDKKVSGVFTGAYAVNPLTGKNIPVWVSDYVLAGYGTGAIMAVPAHDSRDYAFARHFNLPVIPLIEGADVSEESFDAKSGKMINSASAELDLNGMEVKDAIATTKKFIEEKGIGKVKVNYRLRDAIFSRQRYWGEPFPVYYKDGIPTLLPEESLPLELPEVDKFLPTETGEPPLGRAKNWKTAEGYPLELNTMPGFAGSSAYYLRYMDPKNDNALVSEEADGYWQDVDLYIGGTEHATGHLIYSRFWNKFLYDLGVVCRDEPFRKLVNQGMIQGRSNFVYRIKDTNTFVSAGLRKEYDTTPIHVDVNIVSNDVLDTEKFRAWRPEFKDAEFILEDGKYVCGYAVEKMSKSMFNVVNPDDIVERYGADTLRLYEMFLGPIEASKPWDTNGIDGVNRFLRKLWSLFYKGDNLLVSDESASKDALKAVHKLIKKVTADIESFSYNTSVAAFMICVNELTQLKCHSREALEPLVVLIAPFAPHIAEELWHALGHDTTVCDAKWPVHNEEYLVESTVTMAVSFNGKARYNIQVPADAPREEIEKIALAHEGAAKWIEGKQIRKIIVVPGKIVNIVVG
- the nadA gene encoding quinolinate synthase NadA, whose translation is MNIEKGYVDAPVEPGTDLVAEIKRLKKEKNAVILAHYYQKGEIQDLADYIGDSLALAQIASRLDEPVIVLCGVNFMGETAKMLCPDKKVLIPDLSAGCSLADSCKADEFKEFIESNPGHTVISYVNTSAAVKSLTDIVVTSSNARQIVESLPEDTPIIFGPDRNLGNYINSITGRSMKLWNGACHVHEQFSVEKLVELKKEYPKAKVLAHPECPRQLIILADHVGSTAALLKYAVESDETEFIVATESGILHEMRKRCPDKTFIPAAPNDSTCACNDCGYMKLNTLEKLYNCLRYEQPEVNVDADTAARGRKPIERMLEISAKLGL